A part of Parvimonas micra genomic DNA contains:
- a CDS encoding FHA domain-containing protein yields the protein MDKIFDILEGIFSVETFGNLKLYDLMAIIFKYIFVIIIYYFIYNIIKMIYFDISTTSEMSEVSNTYLKLINRKESLPFKVHEHYYINNETTLGRGDSNDIVINDKFISKKHMRIIKEDGIYYIEDLGSANGTLLNGEPITEAIELKDKDLIDVGRIEFLFVNEEVDDD from the coding sequence ATGGATAAAATTTTTGATATTTTAGAGGGTATTTTTTCAGTTGAAACCTTTGGAAATTTAAAGCTATATGATTTAATGGCAATTATTTTTAAATATATTTTTGTAATTATTATCTATTATTTTATTTATAATATAATTAAAATGATATATTTTGATATTAGCACAACTAGCGAAATGAGTGAGGTTTCTAATACCTATTTAAAACTTATAAACAGAAAGGAAAGTCTTCCTTTTAAGGTTCATGAACATTATTATATAAATAATGAGACAACTTTGGGTCGTGGAGATTCTAATGATATTGTAATAAATGATAAATTTATTTCTAAAAAACATATGAGAATTATTAAAGAAGACGGAATTTATTATATTGAAGATTTAGGTTCTGCAAATGGAACTTTGCTAAATGGAGAACCAATTACAGAAGCTATTGAACTTAAAGATAAGGATTTAATCGACGTTGGTCGAATTGAGTTTTTATTTGTAAATGAGGAAGTTGATGATGATTAG